A region from the Salifodinibacter halophilus genome encodes:
- a CDS encoding DeoR/GlpR transcriptional regulator — MERVSYPIAKVTDRQDRIVARAQESGYVAVETLAREFGVTTQTVRRDINALAETGRLRRHHGGATPPSTIENTELAMRQVINVDGKRRIAEDVVARLPDQASAFLTLGTTMEQVGACLARRSRLRLITNNLRVAVSLSGNEELDVMVASGVMRSLDAGVTGESAVDFFDNFRVDYALMSISGIDFDGTLYDFDHREVRVLRTIMANARQVYLLADSTKYGRGALVRAGSVADVDAFFTDAPPPEQLRAVLERSGVELHIVQDSD, encoded by the coding sequence ATGGAGCGAGTAAGCTATCCGATCGCCAAGGTGACCGATCGCCAGGACCGTATTGTTGCCCGAGCGCAGGAGAGCGGCTATGTCGCGGTCGAGACATTAGCGCGTGAGTTCGGCGTCACGACACAGACAGTACGTCGCGATATCAACGCGTTGGCCGAAACCGGCCGCCTGCGTCGGCACCACGGTGGCGCCACGCCGCCGTCAACGATCGAAAATACCGAGCTTGCGATGCGCCAGGTCATTAACGTCGATGGCAAAAGGCGGATTGCCGAAGACGTGGTCGCGCGCTTGCCTGATCAAGCGTCGGCCTTTCTGACGCTTGGCACCACGATGGAGCAGGTCGGTGCCTGTTTGGCACGCCGCAGCCGACTCCGACTGATTACCAACAATTTGCGGGTGGCGGTATCACTAAGTGGTAACGAGGAATTGGACGTAATGGTGGCCAGTGGCGTTATGCGGTCTTTGGATGCCGGCGTTACCGGCGAGTCCGCGGTCGATTTTTTCGACAACTTTCGCGTTGACTACGCCCTGATGAGTATCTCCGGCATTGATTTCGACGGCACGCTGTACGATTTCGACCATCGCGAGGTGCGCGTGCTGCGTACGATTATGGCCAACGCGCGGCAGGTTTATCTGCTTGCCGATAGCACTAAATATGGCCGAGGCGCCCTTGTGCGGGCGGGCTCGGTGGCTGATGTCGACGCCTTTTTCACGGATGCGCCACCACCAGAGCAACTGCGCGCGGTACTCGAACGTTCGGGGGTCGAGCTACATATCGTCCAAGACTCCGACTAA
- a CDS encoding glycerol-3-phosphate dehydrogenase — protein sequence MFPESDGATDASPIYDMLVVGAGVNGAGIARDAAGRGLSVALCEKGDIGEGTSSRSGKLIHGGLRYLENYEFRLVHEALKEREILLRMAPHIIWPTRFVLPHEKSLRPAWMIRAGLFLYDHLGGGNSLPGSRSLDFRRHAEGNPLKPTFKKGFEYSDCWVDDARLVLFNVNDAVDRGVRFFPQSRCTGAERVGDQWHITLAREDGGGDHIVRAHAFVNAAGPWVDQLLNQAMQTHQSTIRLVKGSHIVLPKFYEGTHSYLLQHTDKRVIFVNPYEGDKLLIGTTDIPIEGDPADVEIDDAEIDYLLNVINHHFKHEKTRADIISTFSGVRPLYDDQNQDASAVTRDYVFDISDNGAGKAPLLSVYGGKITTYRRLAEHALERLSGYLPRMGAAWTSHCCLPGGDIPNADFETFHNDLRRRYPWLSEALARHYGRCYGTLTDAMLAGCHSINDLGEHFGSQFYEVEARWCIEREYARSADDILWRRTKFGLHLAASEIERFRAWMASAVGVEVAG from the coding sequence ATGTTTCCGGAAAGCGATGGGGCGACCGATGCGTCGCCGATTTACGACATGCTTGTCGTGGGCGCCGGTGTTAATGGCGCCGGCATTGCGCGCGACGCTGCGGGGCGTGGGCTGTCGGTCGCACTGTGTGAAAAAGGCGATATTGGTGAAGGCACGTCATCCCGGAGTGGCAAACTGATCCACGGTGGCCTGCGTTATCTTGAAAACTACGAGTTTCGGCTTGTTCATGAAGCGCTCAAGGAGCGTGAAATATTGCTGCGGATGGCGCCACACATAATCTGGCCGACCCGCTTCGTGTTGCCACACGAGAAAAGCCTTCGCCCAGCCTGGATGATCCGTGCCGGTCTTTTTCTGTATGACCATCTGGGGGGCGGCAATTCCTTGCCAGGCAGTCGAAGTCTCGATTTTCGGCGGCATGCTGAAGGCAACCCTTTAAAGCCCACATTCAAGAAAGGGTTTGAATATTCCGATTGCTGGGTGGATGACGCGCGGCTCGTGCTTTTCAACGTCAACGATGCCGTTGATCGCGGCGTTCGATTTTTCCCCCAGTCGCGTTGCACCGGGGCTGAGCGGGTCGGAGACCAATGGCATATAACACTGGCGCGCGAGGATGGCGGGGGCGATCACATCGTCCGCGCGCATGCATTCGTCAACGCCGCCGGCCCGTGGGTCGACCAACTCCTCAATCAGGCCATGCAGACGCATCAGTCGACGATTCGCCTGGTTAAAGGCAGCCATATCGTGCTGCCCAAGTTCTACGAAGGCACCCACTCCTATCTGCTGCAACACACCGACAAACGGGTCATCTTCGTCAATCCTTACGAAGGCGATAAATTACTGATCGGTACAACCGATATACCGATCGAGGGTGATCCGGCCGATGTCGAAATCGACGACGCCGAAATCGATTATCTACTGAACGTCATCAACCACCATTTCAAACACGAAAAAACGCGCGCTGACATTATCTCGACGTTTTCGGGCGTGCGCCCGTTATACGACGACCAAAACCAGGATGCATCGGCTGTTACGCGGGACTATGTGTTCGACATCAGCGACAACGGTGCGGGCAAAGCGCCGCTTCTGTCGGTCTATGGCGGTAAGATCACGACCTACCGTCGGCTGGCCGAACATGCGCTCGAACGCCTCTCTGGCTATTTACCGCGAATGGGCGCGGCGTGGACCTCTCATTGCTGCCTGCCAGGCGGCGATATCCCGAACGCGGATTTCGAAACTTTCCACAATGATCTGCGTCGACGTTATCCGTGGCTGAGCGAAGCGCTCGCACGGCACTATGGGCGTTGCTACGGTACATTGACGGACGCCATGCTTGCCGGCTGCCACAGTATTAATGATCTAGGTGAGCATTTCGGTAGTCAGTTCTATGAGGTCGAAGCGCGCTGGTGTATCGAGCGCGAATACGCTCGCTCGGCCGATGACATTCTCTGGCGGCGAACCAAGTTCGGACTGCATTTGGCAGCTTCGGAAATCGAGCGGTTTCGGGCATGGATGGCGAGCGCCGTCGGCGTGGAAGTGGCTGGATAA
- a CDS encoding L-fuculose-phosphate aldolase — MNEQEKRQTVIDHCIEMNDNGLNQGTSGNISIRHDDGMLISPSGVPYNELQPDDVVFVHPDGSTEGKLNPSSEWRFHMAILQGRPDANAVVHNHPPYCTALAIRHMEIPAMHYMIAAAGGDSIPCADYQTFGTQALSEAVLAALENRSACLMANHGMVACGPTMKKAMWLAVEVETLARQYVLSLQLGGPSLLTSDQVDEVLEKFKTYGAQPNREAS; from the coding sequence ATGAACGAGCAGGAAAAACGCCAGACCGTCATCGATCATTGCATCGAGATGAATGACAACGGCCTCAACCAGGGGACATCCGGCAACATCAGTATCCGCCACGACGACGGCATGCTGATATCGCCGAGTGGCGTGCCGTACAACGAGCTGCAACCCGACGACGTTGTGTTCGTCCACCCGGACGGATCGACGGAAGGCAAACTCAACCCGTCGAGCGAATGGCGTTTCCATATGGCCATCCTGCAGGGACGGCCGGATGCCAATGCCGTGGTCCACAATCACCCGCCTTACTGCACCGCACTGGCGATTCGTCATATGGAAATCCCGGCGATGCACTATATGATCGCAGCGGCCGGCGGTGATTCCATTCCGTGCGCGGATTATCAGACGTTTGGTACACAGGCGCTATCTGAAGCCGTTTTGGCTGCTCTCGAAAATCGTTCGGCATGCCTGATGGCGAATCACGGCATGGTTGCCTGCGGTCCGACCATGAAAAAAGCGATGTGGCTGGCTGTCGAGGTCGAAACGTTAGCCCGGCAATATGTGCTGTCACTCCAGCTTGGCGGTCCGAGCTTGCTGACAAGCGACCAGGTCGATGAAGTGCTCGAAAAATTCAAGACCTACGGCGCTCAGCCAAACCGCGAGGCGAGCTAA
- a CDS encoding 2-hydroxyacid dehydrogenase, with protein sequence MQPGRFAEALAARVNPDLVIRTVTLDWPDDPMRQSGDGTAESGLAEYVGTQAAVAEALVDAELALVHLAPVGEAVFKANPQLEFLGVARGGPVNVDTAAARRYNVRLVNAPGRNSTAVAEFTVGLILAATRRVAVGHHALFTDGRWRGDLYRADQAGPELRQLTVGIIGYGRIGSLLPALLAPFGARVLVCDPVVQIADDTPARQVDFDTLIAEADIVSLHARPPADHRRLLGAREITAMRHGAYLINTTRGDLVDQDALARALGSGRLAGAALDTFDIEPLPAESPLTDLDNVVLTPHIAGASHDTVERSAAMLADEVGRYLRRDAPRNPVS encoded by the coding sequence ATGCAGCCGGGGCGTTTCGCCGAGGCGTTGGCCGCGCGCGTGAATCCGGATTTGGTGATTCGCACGGTCACCCTCGACTGGCCGGACGACCCCATGCGCCAGTCCGGCGACGGCACAGCCGAAAGCGGATTGGCCGAGTATGTCGGCACCCAGGCAGCGGTCGCCGAGGCGTTGGTCGATGCCGAATTGGCGCTGGTCCATCTGGCGCCTGTTGGCGAGGCGGTTTTCAAAGCCAATCCTCAGCTCGAATTTCTGGGTGTGGCGCGTGGTGGGCCGGTCAATGTCGATACGGCCGCGGCCAGGCGATACAACGTGCGGCTGGTTAATGCGCCGGGGCGGAACAGCACGGCAGTGGCTGAATTCACGGTCGGCTTGATTTTGGCGGCAACGCGGCGGGTGGCAGTCGGTCATCACGCGCTGTTTACGGACGGGCGCTGGCGCGGCGATCTCTACCGTGCTGACCAAGCGGGTCCAGAGCTCCGGCAGTTGACTGTGGGGATTATCGGTTATGGCCGGATCGGGTCATTGCTGCCGGCGCTACTCGCTCCGTTCGGAGCGCGTGTGTTGGTATGCGATCCGGTCGTTCAGATCGCCGACGATACGCCCGCCCGGCAAGTCGATTTCGATACGCTTATCGCCGAGGCCGACATTGTCTCTCTGCATGCCCGTCCGCCGGCCGATCACCGGCGTTTGCTTGGCGCTCGCGAAATTACCGCCATGCGCCACGGCGCCTATCTGATCAACACCACGCGTGGTGATCTAGTCGATCAAGATGCGCTCGCCCGTGCTCTTGGCAGTGGGCGGCTGGCCGGCGCTGCGCTGGATACATTCGATATTGAGCCGCTGCCAGCCGAGAGCCCGTTAACCGACCTCGATAACGTCGTATTAACGCCACATATCGCTGGCGCATCACATGACACCGTCGAGCGATCCGCCGCCATGCTGGCCGACGAAGTCGGTCGTTATCTGCGGCGCGATGCACCGCGCAATCCGGTGTCCTGA
- a CDS encoding carbohydrate kinase, which produces MSDELVIGVDAGTSVIKAVAFDIEGKQVGCASRPNHYTTVAGGGVEQDANQTWSETAATLIKLGERVDRLADRTVAISVTGQGDGTWLIDAGGEPVMPSWLWLDSRTVDTVTDWRAHGVADAYWRLAGTGLNPANQCAHLKWLACHRPELLERGETVFHCKDWLYFKLTGERVTDLTEMLLTFGDIRTGDYSDELLEVTGLTDYHRLLPPVVDGRHHHAPLTAEAARAAGLKAGVPVVLAPIDIQCSGLGGGVYAGQASVGCSTLGSTGAHMRVMPSLADAGLDGQPTDPAGYIEPFAQRGSWLKIVSNMAASLNIDWFISALHGFAELIDGNRAHQHPEQLLAMLDEHVMAAEPAQLVYHPFIYATGERGPFVDPSARAQFLGLHEDVSIIDMLRAIYEAIAFAARDCYEAMGPLPDEIRLTGGFARSATCRHILAAICDRPVRCIEREETGAAGAAIVAGLSLGHYADLDRASADWVTPYLGSTQTPQADLAARYAPMFDAYRSGYRNMRPFWQELRSAQRQVAV; this is translated from the coding sequence ATGAGTGATGAGTTAGTCATCGGTGTCGACGCCGGCACGTCCGTTATCAAAGCGGTCGCGTTCGATATCGAGGGTAAGCAGGTCGGCTGTGCGTCGCGACCGAATCACTATACGACCGTCGCTGGGGGCGGGGTCGAGCAGGACGCCAACCAGACTTGGTCGGAAACCGCGGCGACATTAATAAAACTAGGCGAGCGGGTCGATCGGCTTGCCGATCGCACGGTCGCGATTTCAGTAACGGGCCAGGGAGATGGTACCTGGCTGATTGATGCCGGCGGCGAGCCGGTCATGCCGAGTTGGCTGTGGCTGGATAGCCGCACCGTGGATACTGTCACGGACTGGCGGGCACACGGCGTCGCTGACGCGTACTGGCGCCTGGCGGGCACCGGTTTGAATCCGGCCAATCAGTGCGCCCACCTGAAGTGGCTCGCATGCCATCGCCCCGAGTTACTCGAACGTGGCGAAACGGTCTTTCACTGCAAGGATTGGCTCTATTTCAAGCTCACTGGTGAGCGGGTCACCGACCTGACCGAGATGCTTCTTACTTTCGGCGATATTCGCACCGGTGACTATAGCGACGAACTGCTCGAAGTGACCGGATTGACCGATTACCATCGATTATTACCACCGGTTGTCGACGGTCGGCACCATCATGCACCGCTCACGGCGGAGGCTGCGCGCGCCGCTGGCTTGAAAGCTGGTGTGCCGGTCGTGCTGGCGCCCATCGATATTCAATGTAGTGGTCTTGGCGGTGGTGTCTACGCCGGCCAGGCGTCAGTCGGCTGCTCGACGCTTGGTAGCACCGGCGCGCATATGCGGGTGATGCCTTCTCTGGCCGATGCAGGGTTGGACGGTCAGCCGACCGATCCCGCGGGCTATATCGAGCCGTTCGCACAGCGCGGTAGCTGGCTGAAAATCGTGTCCAACATGGCGGCATCGCTGAATATCGATTGGTTCATTAGCGCCTTGCACGGGTTTGCCGAGCTTATCGATGGCAACCGAGCACACCAGCATCCAGAGCAACTCCTGGCGATGCTCGATGAACACGTGATGGCAGCCGAGCCGGCGCAGCTTGTTTATCATCCGTTTATCTACGCGACCGGCGAGCGCGGCCCCTTTGTCGACCCCTCGGCGCGCGCTCAATTCCTCGGACTGCATGAGGATGTATCGATCATCGATATGTTGCGCGCGATTTATGAAGCGATCGCGTTCGCGGCCCGCGACTGTTACGAGGCGATGGGCCCGCTGCCGGATGAAATCCGGCTGACTGGTGGTTTCGCCCGGAGCGCTACGTGTCGACACATTCTTGCTGCTATCTGCGATCGGCCGGTGCGCTGTATCGAGCGCGAGGAAACCGGTGCGGCAGGGGCAGCGATCGTGGCCGGATTATCGCTCGGACATTATGCGGATCTTGATCGCGCTAGTGCCGATTGGGTTACACCGTATCTAGGCTCGACACAGACGCCGCAGGCGGATCTCGCCGCGCGCTATGCGCCGATGTTCGATGCTTACCGAAGTGGTTATCGCAATATGCGGCCATTCTGGCAAGAACTTCGGTCGGCACAACGGCAGGTGGCCGTGTGA
- a CDS encoding ABC transporter ATP-binding protein has product MASLNLEQLNKVYNPGKHGVHAVDNVSLFAESGEIIGLLGSSGCGKTSTLRMIAGFESITSGTVKLGDRTLNGVAPGRRGVAMAFEGYALYPPLTVYDNIAFAIRGQKGFSAGEVRKQVNYIAELLEIDNILARKPLGLSGGQAQRVSLCRALLRHPEVYLLDEPMSQLEPRLRAQLRVRVKEYLVNRGVTSVFVTHDQTEAMALADRVAVMEGGVLQQYGTPFELESRPNNLFVGSFIGEPPMNILQARVGSAELGVYLAIHSDDQDEAFGFTLPETVLTPAMKQTLTVGRELHLGIRAHSMAFCEADEPGAIPVSVVTNQWLGDQAHLALTTAGRQLICVTSEPVGLSANDNAFIRLPPEHLHIFDSETTEALFHGSTEHDSAGQSVA; this is encoded by the coding sequence ATGGCATCTCTGAATCTCGAGCAGCTGAATAAAGTTTATAACCCCGGCAAGCACGGGGTGCATGCGGTCGACAATGTTTCCCTTTTTGCCGAGAGCGGGGAAATCATCGGACTGCTCGGCTCGTCGGGCTGTGGTAAAACCTCTACGCTTCGGATGATTGCTGGCTTCGAATCGATCACGTCGGGCACCGTCAAGCTGGGAGACCGGACTCTGAACGGTGTCGCGCCCGGCAGGCGCGGTGTGGCCATGGCGTTTGAAGGCTACGCACTGTATCCGCCGCTGACGGTCTACGACAACATCGCCTTCGCCATTCGCGGCCAGAAAGGTTTCAGCGCCGGTGAGGTGCGCAAGCAGGTCAACTATATCGCCGAGTTGCTGGAGATCGACAATATTCTCGCTCGCAAACCGCTGGGGCTATCCGGCGGGCAGGCGCAGCGGGTAAGTCTTTGCCGTGCCTTGCTTCGCCATCCCGAGGTGTATCTGCTCGACGAACCAATGTCGCAGCTCGAGCCACGTCTGCGGGCGCAATTGCGCGTCCGGGTTAAGGAATATTTGGTCAACCGCGGTGTGACGTCGGTTTTCGTCACCCATGACCAGACAGAAGCCATGGCGCTCGCCGATCGAGTTGCCGTGATGGAAGGTGGCGTTTTGCAGCAATACGGGACGCCTTTCGAGCTTGAATCGCGGCCGAACAACCTCTTCGTGGGATCGTTTATCGGCGAGCCGCCGATGAATATACTTCAAGCGCGCGTTGGGTCGGCCGAATTGGGCGTTTATCTGGCGATCCACAGCGATGATCAAGACGAGGCGTTCGGTTTTACGCTGCCTGAAACGGTGCTGACACCGGCCATGAAACAGACGCTGACTGTGGGTCGGGAATTGCATCTCGGCATTCGTGCGCACTCCATGGCCTTCTGCGAAGCCGATGAGCCGGGTGCCATTCCGGTGTCGGTGGTGACCAATCAGTGGCTCGGGGATCAGGCGCATCTAGCGCTGACGACAGCCGGACGTCAACTGATCTGTGTAACCTCGGAGCCGGTCGGTTTATCAGCGAATGACAACGCGTTCATACGCCTGCCGCCCGAGCACCTGCATATCTTCGACAGCGAGACCACGGAAGCTCTATTCCACGGCTCGACTGAGCACGACAGTGCGGGCCAGTCTGTGGCATGA
- a CDS encoding ABC transporter ATP-binding protein — translation MSQQSHLELTDLNIAFGGASVIRDLSLAVRRGESVVIFGPSGSGKTTLLKLIAGNMVPDSGSIAINGQDATRLEPEHRGVAMAFQTFALYPHMSAFDNIASPLKQKGFGRNEIDRRVRATASMLKIEHVLSHNPGALSNGQKQRTALARALVPEADIVLLDDPLRNVDAKLRYEMRLELPRVIAEFNATLLYVTQDFKEAMALGDRVAVLLDDGTLHQIDTPSTVYDAPADADVAELFGDPPINLLDVRPTRGGDGHVNVCIGDTELPAPSCPDSLVDSDCRVGIRPEDVQIVDEQADNTVAFLLETTLPLNVRTATRLVHDNGLAVTGSEWALDESTASKKNTKVWARVDLSNAVYFPAAS, via the coding sequence ATGAGTCAGCAATCCCACCTCGAACTGACCGACTTGAACATTGCTTTCGGCGGTGCGTCTGTAATCCGTGATCTGTCACTGGCTGTGCGTCGCGGTGAGTCAGTCGTGATATTTGGTCCATCGGGTAGCGGCAAAACCACGCTGCTTAAGCTGATCGCCGGCAACATGGTGCCTGACTCGGGGTCGATCGCGATCAATGGCCAAGATGCCACGCGACTCGAGCCCGAACATCGCGGTGTCGCCATGGCATTTCAGACGTTCGCGTTGTATCCGCACATGAGTGCGTTCGACAACATAGCCTCGCCGCTGAAACAAAAGGGCTTCGGTCGCAACGAAATTGATCGCAGAGTGCGGGCGACTGCTTCGATGTTGAAAATCGAGCATGTGCTGTCGCACAACCCGGGGGCATTGTCCAACGGTCAGAAGCAGCGTACGGCACTGGCCCGCGCCTTGGTGCCCGAGGCCGATATCGTGTTGCTCGACGATCCCCTGCGAAACGTCGACGCCAAGCTACGTTACGAGATGCGGCTAGAGTTGCCCCGCGTGATCGCCGAGTTCAACGCCACGCTGTTGTATGTGACCCAGGATTTCAAGGAAGCCATGGCATTGGGCGACCGAGTGGCGGTGCTGCTCGACGATGGCACGCTCCATCAAATCGATACGCCGTCGACAGTCTACGATGCGCCGGCCGATGCTGACGTCGCCGAGTTGTTTGGTGACCCGCCGATCAATTTGCTCGATGTCCGCCCGACACGTGGCGGCGATGGTCACGTGAACGTCTGTATCGGCGATACCGAGCTGCCAGCGCCTAGTTGCCCGGACTCGCTTGTGGATAGCGACTGTCGGGTCGGCATCCGGCCCGAGGATGTGCAGATTGTCGATGAGCAGGCCGACAACACCGTCGCCTTTCTGCTCGAGACCACACTGCCGCTGAACGTACGAACTGCCACCCGGTTGGTCCACGACAACGGACTGGCGGTCACCGGTTCTGAATGGGCACTCGATGAGTCCACGGCCTCCAAGAAAAACACCAAAGTTTGGGCCCGCGTGGATCTGTCCAACGCGGTCTATTTCCCGGCCGCCTCCTAA
- a CDS encoding carbohydrate ABC transporter permease — translation MSHLKDPKWWGSALLRLVIVLFFLFPIYWIGAMSFMTNETVLSFPPHFTFSPTIDNYRALFSGNLSTSTGSLSVQFLPSMLNSFILAAGSTLGALILAVPASYAFARYKFRGSDNMSFTILSVRFAPPLLVLIPLTREFNALGIDNQYWSLIWVYFLLTVPLVLWVTRGYFEQISPDLESAYRLDGHNWWQTFFRIALPLARPGIAAAGLLTFIYAWNNFIFALVLASKDTQPVTVATLSFITSSGINYGAIAAGLVISIMPTLLIALYAQKHLVEGLAVGATKG, via the coding sequence ATGTCGCACCTAAAAGATCCGAAATGGTGGGGCTCTGCGTTGCTGCGTCTCGTCATCGTTTTGTTTTTTCTTTTTCCGATCTACTGGATCGGCGCCATGTCCTTCATGACGAACGAAACGGTGTTGTCGTTTCCGCCGCATTTCACGTTTTCGCCGACTATCGACAACTATCGGGCGCTGTTTTCCGGCAATCTTTCAACCTCGACTGGGTCGCTGTCGGTTCAGTTTCTGCCCAGCATGTTGAATAGTTTCATTCTGGCGGCGGGTTCTACGCTCGGTGCGCTTATTCTTGCGGTGCCGGCGAGTTACGCCTTTGCACGCTACAAGTTTCGCGGCAGCGACAATATGTCGTTCACGATCCTGAGTGTACGCTTCGCACCGCCGCTTCTCGTGCTGATTCCGCTGACCCGTGAATTCAACGCGCTTGGCATCGATAACCAGTACTGGAGTCTGATTTGGGTTTATTTCCTGCTGACTGTACCGCTGGTGCTCTGGGTGACTCGCGGCTATTTCGAGCAGATCAGCCCCGATTTGGAATCGGCTTATCGGCTCGATGGCCATAACTGGTGGCAAACCTTTTTCCGAATCGCGCTGCCACTGGCCCGGCCCGGTATCGCGGCTGCCGGTCTTTTGACCTTCATCTACGCATGGAACAACTTCATTTTTGCGCTTGTGTTGGCGTCCAAGGATACCCAGCCGGTCACGGTCGCCACATTATCGTTCATTACGTCATCGGGCATTAATTACGGCGCCATTGCAGCCGGTTTGGTGATCTCGATTATGCCGACGCTATTGATCGCCTTATACGCCCAGAAGCATCTGGTCGAGGGCTTGGCGGTCGGCGCCACGAAGGGTTAG
- a CDS encoding sugar ABC transporter permease: protein MNPSPIQAAVRSAGQTRVRRSSDWAPYILSLPALFAVIGVVIPFGTAVYYSMLQYNLAIPSLTHFIWFGNYVDLFTSSEFWHTVYISMIYVVATVGLETILGLIVAMALARRTLVNNILSVLLILPFMVAPVIAALMWKLMTNSNFGVLNYFLQWIGIYNFGWASDPNWAMFTAVLVDIWVFTPFFMVLLLAGLRGLPTEPFEAAELDGVPRSFVFFRITLPMLRPYIITAVVFHMFDSIQQFPIPFGLTRGGPGDALNLFQVRAYLEAFTYTSLGKSAAILFVLWVITYTLSFFAIKYRDRQTKA from the coding sequence ATGAACCCAAGCCCCATCCAGGCCGCTGTGCGGTCCGCGGGACAGACTCGGGTACGGCGCTCGAGCGATTGGGCGCCGTACATCCTGAGTCTGCCGGCTCTATTCGCGGTAATCGGCGTCGTCATACCGTTCGGTACGGCGGTCTATTACTCGATGCTCCAGTACAACCTGGCGATTCCGTCGCTGACGCACTTTATCTGGTTTGGCAACTACGTCGACCTGTTCACGAGCTCCGAGTTTTGGCACACCGTTTATATCAGCATGATTTACGTCGTCGCGACGGTGGGTCTGGAAACCATTTTAGGACTGATTGTCGCCATGGCGCTGGCGAGGCGCACACTGGTCAATAACATACTGAGTGTGCTGCTTATCCTGCCGTTCATGGTGGCCCCCGTGATCGCTGCGCTGATGTGGAAGTTGATGACCAATTCCAACTTCGGTGTGCTGAATTATTTTCTGCAATGGATTGGCATATATAACTTCGGATGGGCGTCGGATCCGAATTGGGCCATGTTTACAGCCGTTCTTGTCGATATTTGGGTGTTCACACCCTTTTTCATGGTATTGCTTCTGGCCGGGCTACGGGGGCTGCCGACCGAGCCGTTCGAAGCTGCTGAACTCGATGGTGTGCCGCGTAGCTTTGTGTTTTTCCGCATTACGCTCCCGATGTTGCGGCCTTACATAATTACTGCGGTTGTCTTTCATATGTTCGACAGTATCCAGCAGTTTCCAATTCCGTTCGGATTGACGCGTGGTGGCCCCGGCGACGCTTTGAACCTGTTTCAGGTGCGCGCCTATTTGGAAGCGTTCACCTACACCAGTCTCGGCAAGTCCGCAGCAATCCTGTTCGTACTTTGGGTGATCACCTACACCCTGAGCTTTTTCGCGATCAAATATCGCGATCGTCAGACCAAGGCGTAG